The following coding sequences are from one Pasteurellaceae bacterium RH1A window:
- a CDS encoding molecular chaperone DnaJ: protein MSKRDYYEVLGLSKGADEKEIKRAYKRLAAKHHPDKNQGSKEAEEKFKEIKEAYEVLGDAEKRAMYDQYGHQAFEQGGFGGGRGGFDGFSGFGGFEDIFSEMFGGGSRGRSRVVRGDDLRYDLEITLEEAVKGVKKDIRIQTLTACDTCHGSGAEAGSKVETCPHCHGSGRIRRQQGFFMTETACPSCYGSGKKIDKPCKSCHGDGRVQKAKNLSVTIPAGVDTGNQLRLAGEGAAGENGAPAGDLYVVIHVRDHEIFVRDGSNLYCEVPISFTMAALGGEIEVPTLDGRVKLKIPAETQTGKLFRVRGKGVPSPRGGYAGDLICKVIIETPVALNEEQKELLRKLEESLEGKSNRPKHEGFMDGVKNFFSNLGK from the coding sequence ATGTCAAAACGTGATTACTATGAAGTCCTTGGGCTTTCCAAAGGGGCGGATGAAAAAGAAATTAAGCGGGCCTACAAACGGCTGGCGGCCAAGCATCACCCCGATAAAAACCAGGGCAGTAAAGAAGCTGAAGAGAAATTTAAAGAGATCAAGGAAGCCTACGAAGTCTTAGGCGATGCCGAAAAGCGGGCTATGTACGATCAGTATGGCCATCAAGCCTTTGAGCAAGGCGGCTTTGGCGGCGGCCGAGGCGGTTTTGATGGCTTTAGTGGCTTCGGTGGCTTTGAGGATATTTTCAGCGAAATGTTCGGTGGTGGCAGCCGTGGGCGTTCCCGTGTAGTGCGGGGCGATGACCTGCGTTACGACCTAGAAATTACCCTTGAAGAAGCGGTTAAGGGTGTGAAGAAGGACATCCGCATTCAAACCTTGACCGCCTGCGATACCTGCCACGGTAGTGGAGCGGAAGCAGGTTCAAAAGTGGAAACCTGTCCGCACTGCCATGGTTCAGGCCGAATCCGCCGTCAGCAAGGCTTCTTTATGACCGAAACTGCCTGCCCAAGCTGTTATGGAAGCGGTAAGAAAATCGATAAACCTTGCAAATCCTGCCACGGTGATGGCCGGGTGCAAAAGGCCAAAAACCTGTCGGTAACCATTCCAGCAGGCGTGGACACCGGCAACCAGCTACGTTTAGCTGGTGAAGGGGCAGCGGGCGAAAACGGGGCACCAGCCGGTGATTTATATGTGGTTATCCACGTGAGAGATCACGAAATCTTCGTGCGGGACGGCTCCAACCTCTACTGCGAAGTGCCGATCAGCTTTACCATGGCAGCCCTAGGTGGCGAAATTGAAGTGCCAACCTTGGATGGCCGGGTCAAACTCAAGATCCCAGCGGAAACCCAAACGGGTAAACTCTTCCGTGTTCGAGGCAAGGGCGTACCAAGCCCACGGGGCGGCTATGCAGGCGATCTGATCTGCAAGGTTATCATCGAAACCCCTGTAGCCCTCAACGAGGAGCAAAAAGAGTTGCTACGCAAGCTGGAAGAAAGTTTGGAAGGCAAGAGCAACCGCCCCAAGCATGAAGGATTCATGGATGGGGTGAAGAACTTTTTTAGCAATTTAGGCAAGTAA
- a CDS encoding signal recognition particle protein, giving the protein MFENLSDRLSKTLRNISGKGRLTEDNIKDTLREVRMALLEADVALPVVREFINKVKERAIGVEVNKSLTPGQEFVKIVQAELEAAMGEANESLNLSTQPPAVILMAGLQGAGKTTSVGKLAKFLKERHKKKVLVVSADVYRPAAIKQLQTLAESLKVDFFPSETNQKPTDIAEAALKHAKLNFFDVLIVDTAGRLHVDSEMMAEIQEVHKVLNPIETLFTVDAMTGQDAANTAKAFNEALPLTGVILTKVDGDARGGAALSIRQITGKPIKFLGVGEKTDALEPFHPDRIASRILGMGDVLSLIEDLERSVDKEKAEKMAAKFNKGDEFTLEDFREQLIEMKKMGGMMSMLDKLPGAKNLPDHVKNQVDDKMFVKMEAIINSMTLKERANPDIIKGSRRRRIALGSGTQVQDVNKLLKQFDDMQKMMKKMRKGGMAKMMRGMKGMMGGGLGGLGGMFGR; this is encoded by the coding sequence ATGTTTGAGAATTTATCGGACAGACTGTCCAAGACCCTACGCAATATCAGCGGCAAGGGACGTTTAACTGAAGATAATATTAAAGACACCCTACGTGAAGTGCGGATGGCCCTGCTTGAAGCCGATGTAGCCCTGCCGGTGGTACGGGAGTTTATCAACAAGGTCAAGGAACGGGCCATTGGGGTTGAAGTCAATAAGAGCCTGACCCCAGGCCAGGAGTTCGTCAAGATTGTCCAGGCTGAACTTGAGGCAGCGATGGGCGAGGCCAATGAGAGCCTTAACCTTTCCACCCAACCACCTGCGGTTATCCTGATGGCCGGCTTACAGGGGGCGGGTAAGACCACCTCGGTGGGAAAATTGGCCAAGTTCCTTAAAGAACGCCATAAGAAGAAGGTCTTGGTGGTGTCGGCTGACGTTTACCGCCCTGCGGCCATCAAGCAGCTCCAAACCCTGGCCGAGAGCCTTAAGGTGGACTTCTTCCCAAGCGAAACCAACCAGAAGCCAACCGATATTGCTGAGGCTGCCCTCAAGCACGCCAAACTCAACTTCTTTGATGTGCTGATTGTCGATACCGCCGGCCGCCTGCACGTGGATAGTGAGATGATGGCCGAGATCCAAGAGGTGCATAAGGTGCTCAACCCGATTGAGACCCTCTTTACCGTGGATGCGATGACCGGTCAAGATGCCGCCAACACGGCCAAGGCCTTTAACGAAGCCCTGCCACTGACTGGGGTGATTTTAACCAAGGTGGACGGCGATGCCCGTGGCGGTGCCGCCCTTTCTATCCGTCAAATCACCGGCAAGCCGATTAAGTTCTTGGGTGTGGGTGAAAAAACCGATGCCCTTGAGCCTTTCCACCCAGACCGCATTGCCTCCCGCATTTTGGGTATGGGGGATGTGCTGTCTTTGATTGAGGACTTGGAACGCTCGGTCGATAAGGAAAAGGCCGAAAAAATGGCGGCCAAGTTCAATAAGGGGGATGAATTTACCCTGGAAGACTTCCGTGAACAGCTGATCGAAATGAAGAAGATGGGCGGGATGATGTCTATGCTAGACAAGCTCCCAGGGGCCAAAAACCTGCCTGATCACGTCAAAAACCAGGTGGATGACAAGATGTTCGTCAAAATGGAAGCCATCATCAACTCCATGACCCTCAAAGAACGGGCCAACCCCGATATTATCAAGGGTTCCCGCCGCCGCCGTATTGCACTCGGTTCAGGCACGCAGGTGCAGGATGTCAATAAACTCCTTAAGCAGTTTGACGATATGCAGAAAATGATGAAAAAAATGCGTAAGGGCGGCATGGCCAAGATGATGAGGGGCATGAAAGGCATGATGGGCGGTGGCCTGGGTGGTTTAGGCGGGATGTTTGGGCGGTAA
- a CDS encoding pyridoxal kinase — translation MKNVLSIQSHVVYGYAGNKAATFPMQTLGVDVWALNTVQFSNHTQYGKWKGMVLPKEQIGEIAQGIAEIEALHECDAVLSGYIGAAEQGAEILAVVERIKSLNPNALYFCDPVMGHPDKGCIVAPGVAEFLRDEALAKADIIAPNLVELRELTGLTVENFEQALEAVKAIRAKGVKKVLVKHLSRVGKDPNKFEMLLANEDGIYHISRPLHEFVGRDPVGVGDLTSGVFLANLLNGKSDLEAFEHTANAVNDVMAVTQQSGKYELQVIAARAFINQPESQYKAEKIA, via the coding sequence ATGAAAAACGTACTTTCTATTCAATCTCACGTGGTCTATGGCTATGCCGGCAACAAGGCGGCCACCTTCCCTATGCAGACCCTGGGCGTAGATGTTTGGGCCCTTAATACCGTGCAATTTTCCAACCACACCCAATACGGCAAGTGGAAGGGCATGGTTTTACCTAAAGAACAAATCGGCGAAATTGCCCAAGGGATTGCTGAAATCGAAGCCCTGCACGAATGTGATGCGGTGCTTTCGGGCTATATTGGGGCGGCCGAGCAGGGGGCTGAAATCTTGGCCGTGGTGGAGCGGATTAAGTCCCTCAACCCCAATGCCCTTTATTTCTGCGACCCTGTGATGGGCCACCCAGACAAGGGCTGTATTGTCGCCCCAGGCGTGGCTGAATTCCTGCGTGATGAAGCCCTGGCTAAGGCCGATATCATCGCCCCGAATTTGGTCGAACTGCGGGAATTAACGGGCTTAACCGTGGAGAACTTTGAACAGGCCTTGGAAGCGGTTAAAGCCATTCGGGCCAAGGGCGTGAAGAAGGTTTTGGTTAAGCACTTAAGCCGAGTGGGTAAGGATCCGAATAAATTTGAAATGTTGCTTGCTAATGAAGATGGGATTTACCACATCAGCCGCCCCCTTCACGAATTTGTCGGCCGTGATCCAGTCGGTGTGGGCGACCTGACCAGCGGTGTCTTCTTGGCCAATTTGCTCAATGGCAAGTCTGATCTAGAAGCCTTCGAACACACAGCCAATGCGGTTAATGATGTCATGGCCGTGACCCAGCAATCGGGCAAGTATGAGCTACAAGTCATTGCAGCCCGAGCTTTTATCAACCAACCAGAGAGCCAGTACAAGGCAGAAAAAATCGCTTAA